DNA from Pseudomonas putida:
GGCGTCTGCACGGCCAGGCTGGCGCCTTCGCTCAACTGGCGCACCAGGTGCGGATACAGCGAGGCGTGGTCGGGCAGCCATTGCAGCGAGGCATTGGCCAGGATCAGGTCCTGCGGCTCGGGGGCCGTCCAGCCGGCAATGTCGGCGATGACCGTGCGTACCCGCGGGATGCACAGCCGCTTGCGCTCGCGAGCCTTGTCGATCATGTCTGGGTCGCTGTCCAGCGCTGTCACCTGAGCGTCGGGGTAACGCTGCAGCAGCACTTCGGTGGAGTTGCCAGGGCCGCAGCCCAGGTCGGTGGCGTGGCGCACCGGGCGTGACGGGATGGCGGCAAGCAGGTCGCGTACGGCGCGGGTGCGTTCGTCTTCGAACAGGGAATACTGGGTGGCGGACCAGGCCATGTGAAGCTCCTTGGGGCGGACAATGTGTTCAGCATATGCCATCTGTCGCCTGTGGCCACCCTCTAACGGTCCACACACTGCACCATCGCTCGCGGCATCTCGGCATTCCATTGCCGGGACGCAAGCGGTTCAACACCTAAGCGCTGGCAGACACCGGGCGTGGTGTACGCACGCCCCAAAGCCAATAGCCCAGGGATAGCAGGATCAACCAGCCTACCCCGACGTACATGGCCGTGCGGCTGGCTGGGAACCAACCAAGAACGCCAAAAATGAAGACCATGAAAGCAATCGCGCAAGCGGGCCCTACTGGCCACAGTGGCACTCGATAATCCAGTGCAGCAACCTCCTCCTTGCTCATGCCACGCCGCATGGCCACTTGCGACAGCAGAATCATCAACCAGACCCAGACAATGGAGAAGGTGACGACTGCGGCAAGCACCAGGAACAAGCCTTCTGGCACCAAGTAGTTCAATACCACGCCCAGTAGCAGTGCGACACCCATGACAGCAACCGTCATCCACGGCACGCCGAAACGCGACAGTGAGGCGAAGCCGGCAGGCGCCTGGCCGTTTTGCGCCATGCCGTACATCATTCGCCCGGCACTGAAAATGTCGCTATTGATCGCTGAAACAGCAGCGGAAATGACCACGATGTTCAACACGGTGGCCGCGGAACTGATGCCCAGGCCACTGAAGATCTGTACGAACGGGCTGCCGTGGCTGCCAATACCGGTCCAAGGGTAAATGGACATAAGTACCAACAGGGTGAGGATATAGAACAAGAGGATGCGCAACGGCACTGAATTGATCGCCTTTGGCAGCACGCGCTTTGGGTCCCTTGCTTCGCCTGCCGTGATGCCGATCATTTCGACCCCGCCAAAGGCGAACATGACGACAGTGAAGGAAGCAATCATCCCACCGATGCCATTGGGGAAGAACCCGCCGTGGCTCCACAGGTTCGAGATACCGGCAACCGTGCCCGCATCGTCATTCAACTGGATGCCCAGCAGCAGTACAGCCCCGCCTGCCACAATCATGGCAACGATAGCGGTCACCTTCAGCAACGACAGCCAAAACTCCATTTCGCCGAACACTTTCACGCTACACAGGTTCAGCGCCCCGATAAAGAAGACGATCCCGAGCACCCAGATCCAGGCGGGTGTTTCAGGGAACCACAGCCCCATGTAGACACCAAACGCGGTCACATCCGCCAGGCACACCACCAACATCGAGAACGCGTAGCTCCAACCCGTCAGAAAACCAAAGTAACGACCTAGATACTGGCTGGCATAGTGTCCGAACGAGCCAGATACCGGGTTATGAACCGCCATTTCGCCGAGGGCGCGCATCATCATGTAAATGGCTGCACCGCCTATGAGGTAGGCAAGTAAAACAGAAGGGCCTGCCAGTTTTATTGCCGATGCCGAACCGTAGAAAAGCCCGGTGCCAATAGCGGAGCCTAACGCCATGAAACGAATATGTCGGGTAGACAGACCCCGCTTCAGCTGGTGTGAAGATTGAGCGTTCATAGATACCTTCTTGATTTTATTATCAGGTCCGCACAACGCACAGGTTGCGCGGTTTTATCAGGCACGCAGTATTTCAATCATCAAGCCCGTGGCCACAGCACCGGGAACAGTTCATGGTTCATCTTGGCGCCGCTGGCCAGTTGCGTTTCCAGCCCGGGAAACTGTGGCGACGTTTTCCACTGGCGCGGTGCATGAGTAATGTCGTCACCCAGGAAACGCACCGAGAAGGCACGACGCCGACGATTGCCCCCGACACCTCCAGAGGCATGCAAGGTCAGCATGTGGAAGAACACGGCATCGCCTGGGGAGAGTTCCCAGCCGAGAATGTTCCAGGCACTGCGATCGGCCTCGATGTCCGGCAAGTCAGCCAGGCTGCCTTCCGGGAACCATTGCGCCTGGCTGTCGAGAAAGCTGCGCGGCATCAGCCACGGCCCCAGGTGCGAGCCCCCCACGAATTCGAGGGTGGACTCCCTCGCAACAGGGTCGATTGGCATCCACATGCTGCAGTTCTGGCGCCCATCGATGTTGTAATAGGGCTGGTCCTGATGCCAGGGCGTCCGCTGGCGCGTATTAGGCTCCTTGACCAGCAGGTGATCGTGATAAAGCCGGGCTGTCTCGCTGTTCATGAGTTGGGCTGCAACACCCCCTACCCGGCTCTCGAAGATGAACTGACGATAGGCGGTGATATCGCCCCAATTACAGAAGTCTTCAAAGAACCAACCGGGGTCATCAGGACGACTCGCCACCTTGGCGCGCTCGCTTGGGGTTTTCAAGTTCTGTTCAATGCCGGATTCGAGCAGTGCAACTTCTTCCGGCGTAAACAAGTTACGCACGCAAACAGCACCGTCACGCTGAAAAGCCTCGATGGTTTCATCGCTCAGTTGGAATTCTGCGTATTGATTCATAAAGCACCCTTTAGTCTTTTTATTGGGGCAGGCGCACGCAAGTTTTCAAGAGAAATAAGCAAGGTGCACAGCGAGTATTGCTTTTTGGCACCAATAGGAAAAGAATATATTTCCTAATTTTGAGTATAGGAAAAAATGATAGGGTTCTCTTTCAGGCAGCTCGAGTACTTCGTGGCCGTGGCCGAACATGGCAGCATCAGCGCTGCAGCGAGAGCCCGGCACGTTTCACAGCCCTCGGTGTCGGTTGCCATTGCTCAG
Protein-coding regions in this window:
- the tam gene encoding trans-aconitate 2-methyltransferase — its product is MAWSATQYSLFEDERTRAVRDLLAAIPSRPVRHATDLGCGPGNSTEVLLQRYPDAQVTALDSDPDMIDKARERKRLCIPRVRTVIADIAGWTAPEPQDLILANASLQWLPDHASLYPHLVRQLSEGASLAVQTPDNLDEPAHRQLREIASQGPWAAKFADFQLPPRHSAAFYYDLLSPLCARVDVWRTTYHHPLAGGAEAVVEWFKGSALRPYLARLDEQEQVDFLQMYLQALQRDYPPATDGKVLLPFPRLFVIATR
- a CDS encoding amino acid permease, producing MNAQSSHQLKRGLSTRHIRFMALGSAIGTGLFYGSASAIKLAGPSVLLAYLIGGAAIYMMMRALGEMAVHNPVSGSFGHYASQYLGRYFGFLTGWSYAFSMLVVCLADVTAFGVYMGLWFPETPAWIWVLGIVFFIGALNLCSVKVFGEMEFWLSLLKVTAIVAMIVAGGAVLLLGIQLNDDAGTVAGISNLWSHGGFFPNGIGGMIASFTVVMFAFGGVEMIGITAGEARDPKRVLPKAINSVPLRILLFYILTLLVLMSIYPWTGIGSHGSPFVQIFSGLGISSAATVLNIVVISAAVSAINSDIFSAGRMMYGMAQNGQAPAGFASLSRFGVPWMTVAVMGVALLLGVVLNYLVPEGLFLVLAAVVTFSIVWVWLMILLSQVAMRRGMSKEEVAALDYRVPLWPVGPACAIAFMVFIFGVLGWFPASRTAMYVGVGWLILLSLGYWLWGVRTPRPVSASA
- a CDS encoding phytanoyl-CoA dioxygenase family protein; amino-acid sequence: MNQYAEFQLSDETIEAFQRDGAVCVRNLFTPEEVALLESGIEQNLKTPSERAKVASRPDDPGWFFEDFCNWGDITAYRQFIFESRVGGVAAQLMNSETARLYHDHLLVKEPNTRQRTPWHQDQPYYNIDGRQNCSMWMPIDPVARESTLEFVGGSHLGPWLMPRSFLDSQAQWFPEGSLADLPDIEADRSAWNILGWELSPGDAVFFHMLTLHASGGVGGNRRRRAFSVRFLGDDITHAPRQWKTSPQFPGLETQLASGAKMNHELFPVLWPRA